AGTACCTTTATTAATAAAAGCAAGAGAAGAAAACAAGCAAATTTTTATAGTTACACATAATTCAAACATTGGAATATTAGTAAATCCAGATAAGGTAGTAACTACAAATATCCATGAAAATGATATTGATAAAATTTTTTCAGATTCTAAATCTATTAAAAATAAAGAAGGAGAAGAGGAAATTTTAGAAGTTTACTATTTAGAAGGTGGAGAAGAAGCGATTAAAAAAAGAATGGATTACATAAAGAAAAAAGAAACTATAAAGGAAAAACATGATTCAAATTAATATAGATTATAAAAAAAGACAAGACCAAGAAGATAATTTTGAAATTATTATTAGCTTATCAAATAGTAAAGATGAAATTGTAATAAATGAAAAAAATGTAGATAGTTGACAAAAAGATAAAATTAATGATTTTTTAATTAAAATATCAACAATAGATGCATCAAAAATAGAGCTTATAACTCCTAATGAAGAGACTTTGGCATTGAGTCCACATTTAAAATTTGTTTGCAAGCTTTTTAGAATTTTTATAGATAACTATAAACTTGAGTCTCAAAAATTATCTTAAATAAACTAATAAAAAAAGTAAAAAATGGTATAATGGCAATAGTGCTGTGGGTCAGTACTCAAGTGGCTGAAGAGGCGTCCCTGCTAAGGATGTAGGGGAGGCAACTCCCGCGGAGGTTCAAATCCTCTCTGACCCGCCATTTTTTTTATTTTTTTGGCAAAAAATAATGTATTGTTTAAAATTAACTTATTATGGACAAAAAAAACTTCACTAGATTTCTTTGATATTTTTTATCATTTTTGTTTCTTGTAATTAACATAGTAGTTTTTTGACTTATTTTTCATCTAAATTATGTTTATTTTAGTTTAATGATTGCTATTGTTTATTTAATTAACACTGGAGTGGTAGTTTTTATTTTTATGCAAAATAGGAACTCTTCATCAAAGCTTTCTTGAATTGTTGTAATTACTATTTTGCCTTTTTTTGGACATCTTCTTTATTTTCTAGTTGGTCAAAAATATAGACATAGAAAAGACTATGATGCTTATTATAAAAATTTTAATAACATCTTAAAAGATGGGACCAACATTGATGATTTTTCAACTATGATTCATGACTTTGGAGAAAAAAATTTATTTAATCAACTCTCACTTTTAAGTCAAAAGCCAATACTTCCAGCTAAATTCAAAATGTTTAGTCATCCTTATAAATATTTTAATTCTCTTTTTGAGCATATTGAAAAAGCTCAAAAAGAAATTTGAATTGTTTCTTACTATGCAAAAGATGGTGAATTAGTTGATGAATTTTTTTCACTTCTAATTAAAAAAGCAACTAATGGTGTAAAAATTAAATGACTAATTGATGATTTTGGTCAAAGGCATTTAAAAAGAAAAACCTTAGATAGGCTAAAACATCCTAATATTGAAATTGAATTTATTGGTAGATTACGCTTTGGTTTTTTGATCTCTTCAAATTTCTACAGAAACCATAGAAAATTTTTTATCATTGATAAAAAAATAGTTTTTAACGGAGGATCAAATATATCAGATAGATATATTTCACTAGACTCTCAATTTGGTTATTACCATGATATTAACTATATGATTAAGGGTCCTTATGTTCATTCTTACATCATCATTTTTATTTACATGTGAAAAAGATGAAGAAATATAGAACTACGATATAAAGAGCCAATTGGTGAATTAGAAAATAACTTTGAGTCAAGAGCAATTATCTTTGAAGATGGTCCTGAGTTAAATGACTCAATTATTGAAGACTCACTTATCAAATTAATTGCAAATGCTAAAGAAGAAATAAAAATATCAACTCCTTATTTTTCTCTTTCAAATGGTCTTTTCAATGCTTTTAAAATAGCTCTTCTTTCAGGGGTAAAGGTATCTATTTTTTATCCTGGTTATTCAGCTCAAAAACTTGTTCACCAAATAGGATTAGTTGAGCTTAAAAAACTTGAAAAATATGGAATCAAAATTTATTTTACAAATGGCTTTTTCAATCACTCAAAAATGGGAATTTTTGATAAAAATATTGCTTACATAGGAACTTTAAATTTTGATATTAGAAGTTTTTATGCTCAATATGAAACAATTGATATTGTTGAAGGTGAAGTTGTCAAAGATATTCAAAAACTTTTTGATGATCTTGAACAAAGATCAGTGCACTTTTTAAAAGACTATCAAAATATGAGAAGTTTTTTACCAAAACAAATTCTTTTTAAAATTTTAAAACCTCTTACTTAGAAAAAATAGTCTTATTAAATTTAAAAAAATTTAATTTATAATCCTTTGAGTTGCTATAATTGAAAATGTTATTGGGGATGTAATGGTTTCGACAGGC
The sequence above is a segment of the Mycoplasmopsis pulmonis genome. Coding sequences within it:
- a CDS encoding phospholipase D-like domain-containing protein, whose product is MQNRNSSSKLSWIVVITILPFFGHLLYFLVGQKYRHRKDYDAYYKNFNNILKDGTNIDDFSTMIHDFGEKNLFNQLSLLSQKPILPAKFKMFSHPYKYFNSLFEHIEKAQKEIWIVSYYAKDGELVDEFFSLLIKKATNGVKIKWLIDDFGQRHLKRKTLDRLKHPNIEIEFIGRLRFGFLISSNFYRNHRKFFIIDKKIVFNGGSNISDRYISLDSQFGYYHDINYMIKGPYVHSYIIIFIYMWKRWRNIELRYKEPIGELENNFESRAIIFEDGPELNDSIIEDSLIKLIANAKEEIKISTPYFSLSNGLFNAFKIALLSGVKVSIFYPGYSAQKLVHQIGLVELKKLEKYGIKIYFTNGFFNHSKMGIFDKNIAYIGTLNFDIRSFYAQYETIDIVEGEVVKDIQKLFDDLEQRSVHFLKDYQNMRSFLPKQILFKILKPLT